The following are from one region of the Tachysurus fulvidraco isolate hzauxx_2018 chromosome 15, HZAU_PFXX_2.0, whole genome shotgun sequence genome:
- the LOC113641404 gene encoding growth factor receptor-bound protein 2-like, with product MEARGKFDFSATAEDELSFRKGDILKIIGSQDDWLKAEMHGHEGFIPKNYVDRQIPSWFQENAGRSTAEELLKSREVGAFLIRGSQSSPGDFSISVRHEVDVQHFKVLKDKKGQYYLWTEKFMSLNKLVDFYKTSSISKQKEIFLRDGTGEEPRVPAPHPVKKDNNRPQPSAHRRPTEQTHTQPNKQCSMEERSHSMGSAGKNSPVNTLPTPRRHSDILPAPRPTAQVQALYDFIAEEEDELGFNAGDVIEVLDRSDASWWKGRLRGNVGLFPANYTSQM from the exons ATGGAGGCACGAGGAAAGTTTGACTTCAGTGCCACGGCTGAAGACGAGCTCAGCTTTCGTAAAGGAGACATCCTGAAG ATCATCGGCTCTCAAGACGACTGGTTAAAAGCAGAAATGCACGGACACGAAGGATTTATTCCAAAAAACTATGTGGACAGACAGATCCCCAG ttggTTCCAGGAGAACGCAGGCCGCAGCACTGCAGAAGAACTGCTCAAGTCTCGAGAGGTGGGAGCCTTCCTGATCCGCGGCAGTCAGAGCTCACCTGGAGATTTCTCCATCTCTGTCAG ACATGAAGTTGATGTGCAACATTTTAAAGTGTTGAAGGACAAAAAAGGACAATATTACCTGTGGACTGAAAAGTTCATGTCCCTCAACAAGCTGGTGGACTTTTACAAAACATCATCCATCTCCAAGCAGAAAGAGATCTTCCTGAGAGACGGAACTGGAGAGGAACCCAGAGTCCCAGCACCTcatcct gtaAAGAAAGACAACAACCGACCCCAACCTTCAGCACACCGCAGACCGACTGAGCAAACTCACACTCAGcct AATAAACAGTGCAGTATGGAGGAGAGAAGTCACAGTATGGGTTCTGCAGGAAAAAACAGTCCTGTAAACACCCTACCAACACCCAGGCGTCATTCTGACATCCTACCTGcaccg AGACCAACTGCACAGGTACAGGCTCTGTATGACTTCATcgcagaggaagaggatgagttGGGCTTCAACGCCGGTGACGTAATTGAGGTTCTGGATCGTTCCGATGCATCGTGGTGGAAAGGACGTCTGCGTGGTAACGTCGGACTTTTCCCTGCTAACTACACGTCTCAGATGTAA